The following are from one region of the Mauremys reevesii isolate NIE-2019 linkage group 2, ASM1616193v1, whole genome shotgun sequence genome:
- the BET1 gene encoding BET1 homolog: protein MRRAGLGEGAATGNYGYTNSGYSVHEEENERLTESLRTKVSAIKSLSIEIGTEVKNQNKMLSDMDSDFDSTGGFLDATIGRLKTLSRGSQTKLLCYMMLFALFVFFVIYWIIKLR, encoded by the exons ATGAGGCGCGCTGGGCTGG gtgaagGAGCAGCTACTGGTAACTATGGCTATACCAATAGTGGGTATAGTGTACACGAAGAAGAAAATGAAAGGTTAACTGAAAGTCTGCGTACAAAAGTCTCTGCCATAAAATCA CTTTCCATTGAAATTGGAACagaagttaaaaatcaaaataaaatgttatccGACATG GACTCTGACTTTGATTCTACAGGTGGATTTCTAGATGCGACTATAGGCAGACTGAAAACACTCTCCAGAGGCAGCCAGACAAAACTATTGTGCTACATGATGCTCTTTGCACTCTTTGTCTTTTTTGTAATTTACTGGATTATTAAACTGAGATGA